TCCAAGATCGTTACCAAAATTCTATCCCCGATGGTGTTAGCCTAACACTATTCCACTCAACACTTAATAGTGATTATTCACGAGGGCATGTATGGAAGAGGAAAAACTATTCAAGAAAGGAGAGGCTACCAAAGCCGATGATGGTTCTTTAGTTCTAGTAAACGAGGATCAGACAGCATACAAGGTTGATGAAGTTGTATTGATTGTATGGGACATGTGTAATGGTATATCATTCAGAGAAATTTTGAATGAAATTACCGATCATTCAGAGCAAGACGCATCTTTTATAAGAACTGCGCTTGAAGACCTCATGATAAAACTTCAAGAAAATAAACTC
This window of the Nitrososphaerales archaeon genome carries:
- a CDS encoding PqqD family peptide modification chaperone, which produces MEEEKLFKKGEATKADDGSLVLVNEDQTAYKVDEVVLIVWDMCNGISFREILNEITDHSEQDASFIRTALEDLMIKLQENKLIDIKQP